A stretch of Fusobacterium sp. SYSU M8D902 DNA encodes these proteins:
- a CDS encoding phosphoenolpyruvate carboxykinase translates to MRQEATINRNSITVNFTVKYCNNSESLLDSDGFKRVLTAFIEKIEKKETPVYIYIKDCCGKNSNLVQEITKLFKLLIVLEADELAKLDEKYCKLLEDRNTLIEFIENLYTFWRRYERYAIVRNSKKGEGLQNVNFIEAINNFKNLILSTYRQIEETIMGYKHRVYRQLSAGINAGIILNDMNRNCPAEYSVLERIPFIETVILQPPFITYPKRNTRTGIFQEVFENPLKEVCINEENWFCYPAKVGESLAFVYFNRSFMSQGVALCNLFELAREEEYKNRKPDIVYMYGVKDYDREMKTVFYDDKENDMLVGYANYGEDIDYFGYMKKMILTLHNIRMIKKGGLPIHGAMVHVIMKNGKNYNIVIMGDSGAGKSESLEAFRNLSEKYVKDMKVIFDDMGTLILNPKNGAPLGIGTEIGAFVRLDDLDTGYAYKEIDRSIFMNPDKKNSRIIIPIASYSDIMKGYPIDFFFYANNYDKVEDNELEFFSTPSEAIEVFKAGRRMAKGTTSEVGIVDSYFANPFGPVQKQEETNILIERFFREMFNKGVKVGEIKTQLGIKGMEKDGPLKAAQKLFELIKD, encoded by the coding sequence ATGAGACAAGAAGCAACGATCAATAGAAATAGTATAACAGTTAACTTTACAGTAAAATATTGTAATAATTCGGAGTCACTATTAGATAGTGATGGATTTAAAAGAGTTCTTACAGCTTTTATTGAAAAAATTGAAAAAAAAGAGACACCTGTATATATCTATATAAAGGATTGTTGTGGAAAAAATAGTAATTTAGTTCAGGAGATTACAAAATTATTTAAACTGTTAATAGTTTTAGAAGCTGATGAGCTGGCTAAATTAGATGAGAAATACTGTAAATTATTGGAAGATAGGAATACATTGATAGAGTTTATAGAGAATCTTTACACATTCTGGAGAAGGTATGAGAGATATGCAATTGTGAGAAATAGTAAAAAGGGGGAAGGACTTCAAAATGTAAACTTTATTGAAGCTATAAATAATTTTAAAAATCTGATATTGAGTACTTATCGTCAAATAGAAGAGACTATAATGGGGTATAAACATAGAGTATATAGACAGTTGAGTGCTGGGATAAATGCTGGAATTATATTGAATGATATGAATAGAAACTGTCCAGCAGAATATTCAGTTTTAGAGAGAATACCATTTATTGAAACTGTGATACTTCAGCCACCATTTATAACATATCCTAAGAGAAATACAAGAACAGGGATATTCCAAGAAGTGTTTGAGAATCCTTTGAAAGAGGTATGCATAAATGAAGAGAACTGGTTTTGTTATCCAGCAAAAGTTGGAGAATCTTTAGCTTTTGTATATTTTAATAGATCTTTTATGTCACAAGGAGTGGCACTATGTAATCTATTTGAATTGGCTAGAGAAGAGGAGTACAAGAATAGAAAGCCAGATATTGTATATATGTACGGAGTAAAAGATTATGATAGAGAGATGAAGACAGTTTTCTATGACGATAAAGAGAATGATATGTTGGTTGGTTATGCTAATTATGGTGAGGATATAGATTATTTTGGATATATGAAAAAGATGATACTAACTCTTCATAATATAAGAATGATAAAAAAAGGTGGACTGCCAATACATGGAGCTATGGTACATGTTATAATGAAAAATGGAAAGAACTATAACATAGTGATAATGGGGGATAGTGGAGCTGGAAAATCAGAGAGTTTGGAAGCATTTAGAAATCTGAGTGAGAAGTATGTAAAGGATATGAAAGTAATATTTGATGATATGGGAACATTGATATTGAATCCTAAAAATGGAGCTCCTTTGGGAATAGGTACAGAGATAGGGGCATTTGTAAGATTAGATGACTTAGATACTGGCTATGCTTATAAAGAGATAGATAGAAGTATATTTATGAACCCAGATAAGAAAAACTCAAGAATTATAATTCCAATAGCTTCTTATAGTGATATTATGAAAGGTTATCCAATAGATTTCTTTTTCTATGCTAATAACTATGATAAGGTAGAGGATAATGAGTTGGAATTTTTCTCTACTCCTAGTGAAGCTATTGAAGTATTTAAGGCTGGAAGGAGAATGGCTAAGGGAACTACAAGTGAGGTTGGAATAGTGGATTCATACTTTGCTAATCCATTTGGACCTGTACAGAAACAGGAAGAAACTAATATCTTAATTGAAAGATTCTTTAGAGAGATGTTTAATAAGGGTGTTAAAGTGGGAGAGATAAAAACTCAGTTAGGAATAAAAGGTATGGAGAAAGATGGACCACTTAAGGCAGCACAAAAACTATTTGAATTGATAAAGGATTAA
- a CDS encoding molybdopterin cofactor-binding domain-containing protein, with the protein MRFVNKEMKKIDGIGLITGKPFYTEDLVANQEYLIVKLLRSPHAYAKIKSIDITIALKVPGVEGIYTYKDVPQTMFTLAGQSYPEPSPYDRKILDEYVRYVGDPVAIVAAVDEESAEKAMKLIKVEYEVLEAVVDYEKALDSHILVHKDRAHINYDTIGYDNKRNLASSYLQEKGDVEKGFSESEVIIENTYYTQPQIHAMMETYRSASYFDVYGRLTVISSTQIPFHVRRHLARALDYPSSKIRVIKPKLGGGFGGKQTSVCEIYTAFVTLKTGKPSKIIYTRKETQAYSNTRHGMRLTVKIGSDREGNIKAIDIKVLSNTGAYGEHAPTVTSLVVYKTFPLYEKVPMRCKADIVYSNTMVGGAFRGYGATQGTFAVESAVNELAHKLGMDPTEIRMKNLVDQSETVSGDIKKCIQIGKEAFDWKNRKVVDMGNGKVRASGMAVTMQGSGIAGLDTGSATVKFHDSGDFTLMIGVTDMGQGCDTVLTQMAAEILEVPMDKIVLNAADTDVSPYDPGAYASSGTYVTGNAVIIACEKMKKEILASASKLMNKDIDELQYTGEYVEAKDGTRLTLKEIAIRSVGFEGKNQITTTGTWGGENSPPPFIASFAEVEVDTLTGETNVVDFLSVADCGTPINPALARVQVEGGIAQGIGLALTEEITIDKNGKLLQDTLMQYKIPSRKDLGPKVEVLFSYSNEPTGPFGAKSIGEVVINTPAPAIADAIYKATKSRVRSLPITSEKLFWEMYSK; encoded by the coding sequence ATGAGATTTGTAAATAAAGAGATGAAAAAAATAGATGGAATAGGTCTTATTACAGGAAAGCCATTCTATACTGAAGATCTAGTTGCAAACCAAGAATATCTGATAGTAAAGCTTTTAAGATCTCCTCACGCCTATGCTAAGATAAAGAGCATAGATATAACAATAGCTTTGAAAGTTCCAGGAGTAGAGGGAATTTATACATACAAAGATGTACCACAAACTATGTTTACATTGGCAGGACAATCTTATCCAGAGCCATCTCCATATGATAGAAAAATTTTAGATGAATATGTGAGATACGTGGGAGATCCTGTAGCTATAGTAGCAGCAGTTGATGAAGAATCAGCTGAAAAGGCTATGAAGCTTATAAAGGTGGAGTACGAAGTTTTAGAGGCAGTAGTAGACTATGAAAAAGCTTTGGACTCACATATTTTAGTACATAAAGATAGAGCACATATAAACTATGACACTATAGGTTATGATAATAAAAGAAACTTAGCTTCCTCTTATTTGCAGGAGAAGGGAGATGTAGAGAAAGGATTTTCAGAAAGTGAAGTAATAATTGAAAACACTTACTACACACAACCTCAAATTCATGCAATGATGGAAACATATAGATCAGCTTCATATTTTGATGTATATGGAAGGTTGACAGTAATCTCTTCTACACAGATACCTTTTCATGTTAGAAGACATCTAGCTAGAGCCTTAGATTATCCAAGTAGTAAGATAAGAGTTATCAAACCAAAATTAGGTGGAGGTTTTGGTGGGAAACAAACTTCTGTATGTGAGATATATACAGCTTTTGTAACATTAAAAACTGGAAAACCATCTAAGATTATATATACAAGAAAAGAGACACAAGCTTATTCAAATACTAGACATGGAATGAGATTAACAGTAAAAATTGGTTCAGATAGAGAGGGAAATATAAAGGCTATAGATATAAAAGTATTATCAAATACAGGAGCTTATGGAGAACATGCTCCAACAGTTACATCTCTAGTAGTGTATAAAACATTCCCATTATATGAGAAAGTCCCAATGAGATGTAAGGCTGATATAGTTTATTCGAATACTATGGTTGGGGGAGCATTCAGAGGATATGGAGCTACTCAGGGGACATTTGCTGTGGAGTCAGCTGTCAATGAGTTAGCACACAAATTGGGAATGGATCCAACAGAGATTAGAATGAAAAACTTAGTTGATCAATCTGAAACTGTAAGTGGAGATATAAAAAAATGTATCCAAATTGGAAAAGAGGCTTTTGATTGGAAAAATAGAAAAGTAGTAGATATGGGAAATGGAAAAGTCAGAGCTTCAGGAATGGCTGTAACTATGCAAGGGTCAGGAATAGCAGGTTTAGATACAGGATCAGCAACTGTAAAATTCCACGATAGTGGAGATTTTACACTTATGATAGGTGTAACAGATATGGGACAAGGTTGTGATACTGTTCTAACTCAGATGGCAGCTGAAATATTGGAAGTTCCAATGGATAAGATAGTATTGAATGCAGCAGATACAGATGTATCACCTTATGACCCGGGAGCATATGCTTCAAGTGGGACATATGTAACAGGAAATGCTGTTATAATAGCTTGTGAAAAGATGAAAAAAGAGATTTTAGCTTCAGCTTCTAAACTTATGAATAAAGATATAGATGAATTGCAATATACTGGAGAGTATGTTGAAGCTAAAGATGGAACAAGATTGACTTTAAAAGAGATAGCTATAAGAAGTGTAGGATTTGAAGGGAAAAATCAGATAACTACAACAGGAACTTGGGGAGGAGAAAATTCACCACCACCATTTATAGCTAGTTTTGCAGAAGTTGAAGTGGATACATTAACAGGAGAAACTAATGTAGTTGATTTCCTTTCAGTTGCTGATTGTGGAACACCAATTAACCCAGCTCTAGCAAGAGTACAGGTAGAGGGGGGAATAGCTCAGGGGATAGGATTAGCACTTACTGAGGAGATAACTATTGATAAAAATGGAAAACTTTTACAAGATACATTGATGCAGTATAAGATACCTTCAAGAAAGGATTTAGGACCAAAAGTAGAGGTGTTGTTCAGTTACTCAAATGAACCAACAGGACCATTTGGAGCTAAATCAATAGGTGAGGTAGTTATAAATACACCAGCTCCAGCAATAGCTGATGCAATATATAAGGCAACAAAATCAAGAGTTAGAAGTCTACCTATAACTAGTGAAAAATTATTCTGGGAAATGTATTCAAAATAA
- a CDS encoding ferredoxin has product MTIKKVRYYYFSPTNTTKKVVEKIAEGLGVEMIEENITFIDNNKPSYDNDEDTLVIVGVPVYAGRVPQVILPTLNNIKGTSLAIPIVVYGNRAYEDALVELEDILKDNGFSILAGGAFIGEHSYSKKVGTNRPDTEDLEIALEFGKKIREKLERNDLSQPTLPGNRPYKQGMPKLLFTPMANNNCVYCRKCWIVCPVKAIDPRKPDIVEVEKCIHCYACIKICTFNGREVFNNPIQPIIDMLETKYIERREAEIYL; this is encoded by the coding sequence ATGACAATAAAAAAAGTTAGGTACTATTATTTTAGCCCTACAAACACAACTAAAAAAGTGGTAGAAAAGATAGCCGAAGGACTTGGAGTAGAGATGATAGAGGAAAATATTACCTTTATTGACAACAACAAACCAAGTTACGATAATGATGAGGATACTTTAGTAATTGTTGGTGTCCCTGTCTATGCTGGTAGAGTTCCTCAAGTGATACTCCCTACTTTAAACAACATTAAAGGAACTAGCCTAGCTATCCCAATTGTGGTATATGGTAACAGAGCCTATGAAGATGCACTAGTTGAGTTAGAAGATATTCTAAAAGATAATGGTTTCTCTATCTTGGCTGGTGGTGCTTTTATAGGTGAACATTCATATAGTAAGAAAGTTGGAACAAATAGACCCGATACAGAAGATTTAGAGATAGCCCTAGAATTTGGAAAGAAGATAAGAGAAAAATTAGAGAGAAACGATCTTTCTCAACCTACTCTCCCTGGAAATCGTCCATACAAACAGGGAATGCCTAAACTTCTATTTACACCTATGGCTAATAACAACTGTGTCTATTGTAGAAAGTGTTGGATAGTGTGTCCTGTAAAGGCAATTGATCCTAGAAAACCTGATATTGTTGAAGTTGAAAAATGTATACATTGCTATGCTTGTATCAAAATTTGTACTTTCAATGGTAGAGAGGTTTTTAATAATCCTATTCAACCTATTATTGATATGCTTGAAACTAAGTATATTGAGAGAAGAGAAGCAGAGATATATCTGTAA
- a CDS encoding amino acid ABC transporter ATP-binding protein, which translates to MIIKIRDLYKNYDNDVKILKGVNLDIEKGEVISIIGASGGGKSTLLRCMIGLEKIDGGSIETPDRKKMGMVFQNFNLFPHKTALQNIMESLVIVDKISKEEAKRVGLELLEKVGLKERADFYPKALSGGQKQRVAIARAMAKNPEVLLFDEPTSALDPDMVNEVLNVIQNLKDTTDMTMVIVSHEIDFVNKISDRIVVMENGNIKEIRENR; encoded by the coding sequence ATGATTATAAAGATAAGAGATCTATATAAAAACTATGATAATGATGTAAAAATATTAAAAGGTGTAAACTTGGATATAGAAAAAGGAGAGGTAATCTCAATAATAGGAGCATCTGGTGGTGGAAAATCAACTCTTTTGAGATGTATGATTGGACTTGAAAAGATAGATGGTGGGAGCATAGAGACACCAGATAGAAAGAAGATGGGAATGGTATTCCAAAACTTTAATCTTTTTCCACATAAGACAGCTCTACAAAATATAATGGAGTCTTTAGTTATAGTTGATAAGATATCAAAAGAGGAGGCTAAGAGAGTGGGGCTTGAGTTGTTGGAAAAAGTTGGATTGAAAGAGAGAGCAGATTTCTATCCGAAGGCACTATCTGGAGGACAGAAACAGAGGGTAGCAATAGCTAGAGCAATGGCAAAAAATCCAGAGGTTTTACTTTTTGATGAGCCTACTTCAGCTTTAGATCCAGATATGGTAAATGAGGTTTTAAATGTAATTCAAAATTTAAAGGATACAACTGATATGACTATGGTAATAGTGAGTCACGAGATTGATTTTGTAAATAAAATCTCTGATAGAATAGTTGTAATGGAAAATGGGAATATAAAGGAGATAAGAGAGAATAGATAA
- a CDS encoding amino acid ABC transporter substrate-binding protein yields the protein MKKIIITMVMMLSLVVTSFGADRSLEDVKKKGYFTVGLDATFAPMGYRDENGEIVGFDIDLAKEVANRMGVEAKFRPCEWDAIIFDLRSKNIDMVWNGMTITPVREKQVLFTKAYLSNNQIIFSRKDSGTMTTADLAGKVVGVQLGSSGAQAVEDSDIKSQIKELKKYATNVEALMDLEAGRLDAVVMDEVSGKYYNQKKSTLNYSVENLAEEGYGVALRKQDKALTDEINQKLDEMRADGTFDKIKEKWLGK from the coding sequence ATGAAAAAAATTATAATAACTATGGTGATGATGCTAAGTTTGGTTGTAACTTCTTTTGGAGCTGATAGATCTTTGGAAGATGTGAAGAAAAAGGGATATTTTACAGTTGGATTAGATGCCACATTTGCACCTATGGGTTATAGAGATGAGAATGGAGAGATAGTTGGATTTGATATAGATTTAGCTAAAGAGGTAGCTAATAGAATGGGAGTAGAGGCAAAATTCAGACCTTGTGAGTGGGATGCTATCATATTTGATTTGAGAAGTAAAAATATAGATATGGTATGGAATGGAATGACAATCACTCCAGTAAGAGAGAAACAGGTGCTATTTACTAAAGCATATTTAAGTAATAACCAGATAATATTCTCAAGAAAAGATAGTGGAACAATGACAACAGCAGATTTAGCTGGAAAAGTTGTAGGAGTACAGTTGGGAAGTTCTGGAGCTCAAGCTGTTGAGGATAGTGACATTAAGAGTCAGATTAAAGAGTTAAAAAAATATGCAACTAATGTAGAAGCTCTTATGGATTTGGAAGCGGGAAGATTGGATGCTGTAGTTATGGATGAAGTTTCTGGAAAGTACTATAATCAGAAAAAATCAACATTGAACTATTCAGTTGAAAATCTAGCAGAAGAGGGATATGGAGTGGCACTAAGAAAACAGGATAAGGCTTTGACTGACGAGATTAACCAAAAACTTGATGAGATGAGAGCAGATGGAACATTTGATAAGATCAAAGAGAAATGGCTAGGAAAATAA
- the mnmA gene encoding tRNA 2-thiouridine(34) synthase MnmA has translation MENLNKDFEKYLVYNENNKNIKIAVAMSGGVDSSTVAYILKKQGYDLIGITMRTCTPEDEDAKRVCEDLGIPHYVLDATKEFHNTVMNYFVDEYMNGRTPNPCMVCNKHIKFGMLIDFARSKGANFMATGHYTQLKDGILAMGDDPNKDQVYFLSQIKKENLKYLMFPIGDLEKPKVRELAEILGVRVYAKKDSQEICFVEDGKLKEFLLEKTKGKAGKKGNIVTVDGKVLGQHNGLSFYTIGQRKGLGISQEKPLYVIKLDGKTNSVIVGDNEMLFKDELEAKDINLISVNSYEDLDGIVCWAKTRSRDKLHKCILETLKNGNLKVKFLEDKVRAVTPGQGVVFYDKNKKVLGSGFII, from the coding sequence ATGGAAAATTTAAATAAAGACTTTGAAAAATACTTAGTCTACAATGAAAACAATAAAAATATAAAGATTGCTGTAGCTATGAGTGGAGGAGTAGATAGCTCTACAGTAGCTTATATTTTAAAAAAACAGGGATATGATCTGATTGGTATAACTATGAGAACTTGTACCCCTGAAGATGAAGATGCAAAAAGAGTATGTGAAGATTTAGGAATACCTCACTATGTTTTAGATGCTACAAAAGAGTTTCATAACACTGTAATGAACTATTTTGTAGATGAGTACATGAATGGTAGAACTCCTAATCCTTGTATGGTATGTAATAAGCATATTAAGTTTGGTATGTTGATTGACTTTGCTCGTTCAAAGGGGGCAAACTTTATGGCTACTGGTCACTATACACAGCTGAAAGATGGAATTTTAGCTATGGGAGATGACCCTAATAAGGATCAGGTTTACTTCCTATCTCAAATAAAAAAAGAGAATTTAAAATATCTAATGTTCCCAATTGGTGATTTGGAAAAACCTAAGGTTAGAGAATTGGCTGAAATTCTAGGTGTTAGAGTTTATGCTAAAAAAGATTCTCAAGAGATCTGTTTTGTAGAAGATGGGAAATTAAAAGAGTTTCTTTTGGAAAAAACTAAAGGAAAAGCCGGAAAAAAAGGGAATATTGTCACTGTTGATGGTAAAGTTTTAGGTCAACACAACGGATTATCTTTCTATACAATTGGACAAAGAAAAGGCTTGGGAATATCTCAAGAAAAACCTCTCTATGTTATCAAACTAGATGGAAAGACTAATAGTGTTATTGTTGGTGATAATGAGATGTTATTCAAAGATGAGTTAGAAGCTAAGGATATAAACTTAATCTCTGTAAACTCATATGAAGATCTTGACGGAATAGTTTGTTGGGCAAAAACTCGTTCAAGAGATAAATTACATAAGTGTATTTTAGAAACACTAAAAAATGGAAATTTAAAAGTTAAATTCTTAGAAGATAAAGTTAGAGCTGTAACTCCAGGGCAAGGAGTAGTTTTCTATGATAAAAATAAAAAGGTTTTAGGAAGTGGATTTATAATTTAA
- a CDS encoding xanthine phosphoribosyltransferase, whose protein sequence is MKLLKDYILNTGKTIDSKILKVDNFLNHQIDPVLMMKMGEEFKKRFEGVEINKILTIEASGIAVGLAAAYVLNVPLVFAKKRVPSTMSDFYTSKVYSFTKNKEYTICVGKDFLNPEDRVLIIDDFLAMGNAVLGLKELVDQAGAKVMGVGIAVTKGFQGGEKLLQDQGLRVESLAVVESLENGEIKFR, encoded by the coding sequence ATGAAATTATTAAAAGATTATATTTTAAATACGGGAAAAACAATTGATTCAAAAATCTTGAAAGTAGATAATTTTTTAAATCACCAAATCGATCCCGTTTTGATGATGAAAATGGGAGAAGAGTTTAAAAAGAGATTTGAAGGGGTAGAGATAAATAAGATTCTTACAATAGAAGCTTCAGGAATAGCTGTTGGATTAGCAGCTGCATATGTTCTTAATGTTCCTTTGGTATTTGCTAAGAAGAGAGTACCTTCTACAATGTCAGATTTTTATACATCAAAGGTTTACTCTTTTACTAAAAATAAAGAGTATACTATCTGTGTAGGAAAAGATTTTTTAAATCCAGAGGACAGAGTTTTGATAATAGATGATTTTTTAGCTATGGGAAATGCTGTACTAGGGTTAAAAGAGTTAGTAGACCAAGCTGGAGCTAAGGTAATGGGTGTAGGAATAGCTGTTACTAAAGGATTCCAAGGTGGAGAAAAGCTATTACAAGATCAAGGATTGAGAGTTGAATCTCTAGCTGTAGTAGAGTCACTAGAGAATGGAGAGATCAAGTTTAGATAA
- a CDS encoding amino acid ABC transporter permease → MEENILYILQGLGLTVKLYIVTMVFSLPLGVILSLGRISKNSIVNNGIQIYTWIFRGTPLLLQLFFVYYGLPVIGITLSPFTAASLTFIINYTAYFCEIFRGSILGIDKGQYEAAKVLGMNYWQTMRRIIIPQALITALPPLGNEAIALIKDTSLVSAIGMAEILRNSREIVTRDFSITPFIICAGVYLVLSTVVVIFFKRMEKKVMI, encoded by the coding sequence ATGGAAGAGAACATATTATATATATTACAGGGATTGGGATTGACAGTAAAATTATACATAGTAACAATGGTTTTTTCACTACCTTTAGGTGTGATATTATCATTGGGAAGAATATCAAAAAATAGCATAGTAAACAATGGAATACAGATATATACTTGGATATTTAGAGGAACACCTCTATTGCTACAACTATTCTTTGTATATTATGGATTACCTGTAATAGGAATTACACTATCTCCTTTTACAGCAGCATCTCTTACATTTATAATTAACTATACAGCATATTTTTGTGAGATATTCAGAGGAAGTATATTGGGAATAGATAAGGGACAATATGAAGCTGCAAAGGTTTTAGGTATGAATTATTGGCAGACTATGAGAAGAATAATAATTCCTCAAGCTTTAATTACAGCTTTGCCACCACTAGGAAATGAGGCTATTGCTCTTATAAAAGATACATCTTTAGTATCAGCAATAGGAATGGCAGAGATATTAAGAAACTCAAGAGAGATAGTGACTAGGGATTTTTCAATAACTCCATTTATAATCTGTGCTGGGGTATATTTAGTTCTATCAACAGTTGTAGTAATTTTCTTTAAAAGAATGGAAAAAAAGGTGATGATATAA